The Anomaloglossus baeobatrachus isolate aAnoBae1 chromosome 7, aAnoBae1.hap1, whole genome shotgun sequence sequence TGTtcttccagtaatgtgtatggTCCTACTGTAATGTGcatgacaaaatgtgtaattgcaataattttctgggagaaatgcttaaTTTCTTGGAACTTCAAGGGTGCCAAACTTCCAACAACACTTTCGGTCATGACTGTATGCCTATGTATGGTGTTCAGtggtaaatgaaaaaaaattaaggtTGGGCTCACACACTGGCACATGTGTTGAATGTAGCCACAtaatgcagtgtgaacagagccttagtaAATATAAGACCTAGCACATTATTTAACATTAGGTTAGATCATGTTGTGGGTttaaagtgcagtgcaatatatttACTTGTATTCTAATTGAAATCCACATCATATGCTAAGAATAGGCCAATAATTTTTGCAAATGAAACTTTTATACTTGACCTCCCTTCTATGAGTTCAATCATAGTTTTTGAGAAAGAGAAAAAACTTGATAGCTTCACAGCAAACACACTTATGGAACAAAATGTATAAGATGTCATGCAAATGAAAAATGGAGCCGTCCACCATACCAACCAAACAAATTCCATTTCTCATTTTCCAAAGTACTCTTGGAAAATGAAAGATGAAGTCCTATTAGTTGCTGTGGGGAACTGCTCTACAATGTAccatgtaaggcccgtttcacacgtcagtgaaaaacagtgacgtttttcactggcgtgtaaaacacgcacatgtccctgcgtgtgccgtgaatcacggcacacgtgggttgtctaagtgcaatccgggctccgttctccgtggcccgtgattgcacttagatatcagctcacctgcgcccgctcccgctctccgtggtgctgaatcctcccgcggtgcagcatccggccggcggtgacccccgcagcagctgcttccgggtcggctatgTCGCGCATaatgacagtaatcagccggcttagaagcagcagggagaacgggctgcagaggacatcgctggacgccgggtgagttaaaatgtttattattttaaatgcacgatttttctggcacgtgtttcaaggaccacaccactgcgtggtccgtggaacatcggtgatgccagaaaaaaatggacatgtctccgtgcagcaatcacgcacacgcgggtacgctgcacggagacatgtgcagtgaaaaatcactgacgtgtgagcacacccattcattataatgggtctgcgtatgtcagtgattctggtacgtttaaaaaaaagcacaaacataccagaatcactgacgtgtgaaaggggccttatcccAATTGTGTGAATTGTAACTTCATTAAAAAGTTATTGCTTTTATATTGAAGTCAAGACAATTACTATGATTGAAGACATTGCGCTGCACATTTGTATATCTGCAGCTCGATACCTTTCAGGATATGATACTGTATACAATGTCTACTTTTCAATATTTCTTATTTATTGAATAATTTAACAGTAAAAAATCAATAACTCAAGGCTTTGGTTTCATTTTAAAACAGCATTTTATTTTACAAACTGCAGCTTATTTTTTACATTGATGGACTGTAATAAAACAGTAATTTAGAAATATCCGTGGCTCAGACCAGCCACCAGGACATTGATGAACTTCTCCCAGGCGGCCTGGACCTTAGGGGTGAAGGCAGATCCCAACTTGGAGGCCAAGACGATGACCAGAACTTCTCCAAGACGCTgcggataaaaaaaaataatcagttaAATTGCTGGGTTTTATTTAGCTAATACACATTATAATGCTACTTAGTATCACATCAGAATTATTAGTTCATCACAATAATTTTTACTTTTAGAGATTCAGTTGTCTCAATCTGGAAAACACTATATTGAGCATCTTACAGTGTTAATTTTTGTCTGCATTGAAATTTTCACTTATAAAATTAGAAAAATACATACACTTAAATGGAAATTGCATTGTAGATAATTTAATCAAATATTATGTGTGTTACCTTGAAGTTCTCGGGGTCCACATGGAGATCCTGGGCATGGGACTTGCTGAGGTCAGCCAGGTAATGTTTCACACCATCCAGATGCTGAATGGCATTGCCAACAGCTGTCAGCACCTTCTTGCCATGAGCCTTCACCTTGGCATTGCCAGAGATGGCGGTGACATTGGACAGGTTTCCGAAGGAGCTGAAGTATCTCTGGGTCCAGGGGTACACGATCAGCAACCTAAAGTTAATGAGAATGAAGAGAACAATTACTTAGATTGATTCATCCCTACATCAAATTTATGCCCCAAATATATGTCATTTACAAGGATATTAAGTGAGAAACACATCTAAAACAAGAGAAATAATGATACTACAACAGGTAAATTAGATATCCAAGAATGGATTCAAAACTGAACACCAAAACTCCCTAGAAGTAATTGGGTCTGTGCCTGATCACTAATAAAAATTGGTAAGTGCCAAGGATAGCTATAGTGAAATACAATAATGGTTACAGTTTTCATTTGAAGCAGTATGACATATATGCATAAAATGCATAAATGTATATTACCTGCTCAGAGCATCATGGCCGTCCTGTTCAACGTTGACCTTGCTCCATACGGAGGTGATGGCGGCTCTCTCTTCAGCAGTCCAATGAACCATGATTGCTTTCTGATGCTATTGTACACTGGAAGTGACAGTGAAGCCATTACATGGATCTTCCTTTTATATTAGTCTCTCACAAGTTACACCCATTCCCGATTACTGCTGCATCATGCTTTTCTCCCAGTCCTTCAAAGTCTTATCGGTCTGGAAGGAAAAGTCGCTTTCTAAGCAGGTGAAAAATGCTGAGCACAGGGCAGTGTCCAACATGGTCAAATGTATGCCTAAATAcatacctacaaagaatggagaggtctgtaattcgtAACCTAGGTacccttcaactgtgacagacagaattcccCCCACAATTCAGAaattcacattgtatgatttttaaaaaaataatttgcattttattgcatgaaataagtatttgatacaatagaaaaacagagtttaatatttggtacagaaacctttgtttgcaattacagaggtcagatgtttcctgtagtttttgaccaggtttgcacacactgcagcagggattttggcccactcctccatacagatcttctctaaatCTTCCATGTTTCTGGGTTGTCATTGGGCAATatagagtttcagctccctccaaagattttctattaggaTCTGGTCTGGTGACTGGCTAAGCCActacagga is a genomic window containing:
- the LOC142246058 gene encoding hemoglobin subunit beta-2-like; translated protein: MVHWTAEERAAITSVWSKVNVEQDGHDALSRLLIVYPWTQRYFSSFGNLSNVTAISGNAKVKAHGKKVLTAVGNAIQHLDGVKHYLADLSKSHAQDLHVDPENFKRLGEVLVIVLASKLGSAFTPKVQAAWEKFINVLVAGLSHGYF